Sequence from the Helianthus annuus cultivar XRQ/B chromosome 13, HanXRQr2.0-SUNRISE, whole genome shotgun sequence genome:
CTCAACTCGAATTCTAAGTCGAGCTTAGTATTTGAGCTGGGGCTCGGCTTGGTTCTTTTATACATTTTCTTCCGAATTCAGATGTTAATTATTTGCTTGATCCATGGTCAGTTTGAGTGCGACTCAAATTTAACCCAAGATGGCTCGGCATGGCTAGAATTCTGAACCAGTCTCAAATCTAGCCAGAGATGGctcagatttatttatatattttctttCAAATATATGCATTAAACATATGCTTGAGCCAGCATGAGCTCAAAATTAGCCCTTAAACCAATTCTGAACTTGGCTGAACATTTGAGCTGGGGCTAGGCTCCCTCACAAACCAAGCCAACTTGATTAGGCTCGGATCACCTTAGCTAGATTGTCCAGGTTCATTTATACATTATAAGGGTATTTGGTGTAGGGTGTGTAGGACCATCTTATTCAACTGGTGGGTATTTGATAATTCatcttttttgtatttttcttattttgtttataATTTTAATCCAAATGTATTAGGGTAAATGGATTGTGACTATGAGTTTTATATAGTTTAGGGTTAAATTAATCAAATTTGGGTTATACGTTAAGGAGTAAGAGTAACTGAAGAAATTTGAGACTGAATTCGAGTTCCAAATGACCCGTTAACGATCCATTAAGCCACTAATTTGATACTGATTTGTGATTAGGTGAAGGATAAGCTCGAGAAATTGATGGTTGCTAACAAAGAATCTGGTAAGAGTATTGAGAGTTAGGTTCGAACGAGCTCGGGCATGTTTCTTAACAAAGCTCAGGTCAGTGGTAGCTATGTTTTTTATATTTAGAAACATCATATTGTTGATCTAGCATGTTGgtttgaattattattattatgttaatATGATGTTAGGTTGTAGCTAGAAGTTTGTGTATTGTACTTGTGTGTAGCTAGAGTTAATATTATGTTAATATGATGTTAGGTTATAGCGCCAACCCACAACGTTTAGTCTTGTACAATTTGTTTTTAGTACCCTTATATGAAATTTACCAGTAATTGAGTTATTTGTTTGGTTTTACAGTACCATGTTTTGTATTAATGATGCCTTTAGAAAAGGAGTGTTCCAATTTGAAGAATCAACATCAGATGAGATAATTTTATGCTGGTTAGGGGATGGTTGAGTAAGTTTATATTAATGGCAGTAATCAGTATTCTCAGTGCAACTTTTTACTTGCTACTGGAAATTTCAAGCAATCAAAATAATAATTGTTTCAAGTCAAACACATCTTGTAGTCATCAATTACTCTCGCAACATCAATTGATGAAAAAAGATTTTAGTTTTTAGTATTCTTAGTTACCGATGTAAATTGAGTAAGTTTGATAGTTGAGTAATATTTAGATATTTGTCATATATCTTGTAGTCATCAATTATCTTGTACATGTGTAAGTTTAAACATCTGATAGTTAGATGGTTAAGTAAGTTTAAATATCTGATATGTTTATAGATACATGGCAAAGGTAGGAACCAAGATGAGAGTATGCTCTACGTGTGGTGGCAGAGGTCAAGTTATGAGATCCAAGATTTGTGATGAATTCCCCTCCCAAGATTTGTGTTGAATTCCCCTCTTGCTATAAACTATATCATGATAACACGGCCACATACATATTGTAAATTGCGCAACGTGCGACAATGAGTAACACAATACATATTGTAAATCGCGCAACGCGCGACAATGAATAACCCTAGTTAATATAATTAAGAAGTTGAAATGAATAGtcatttaaatattataataatatatagcttttttttaatacttttattattataatattataatataataatagtttttttctttattttttaactataatatattttttaatattaggcgttgggataagcttggtgtgaACCGGTATTGAACGGGTATTTTTTAactataatatatttttttcttttttagtttcaggggtagggatgggCTCAGTgtcaaccgatacagaatcggtactgataccaaAAATATCGGTTaaggtaccggtatatgaaggtaaaaaacggtagtgaaccggtacacagaacaatttgctcatctctgaccacaggtttcatgcgaacaacatcgttaccatacaatttttttggttgatttttttcggttatcttttagtgtttttttctacattttctttttattcttgtcagcaattctgttcgcaacacgctcgtagtgatttcaaaacacatctaaacacagactaaataaaaaaagaaattcgccgcaacgcggcgaacttctttaaacctagtttTATTAGAAgtaagggtaatttagtaatttcataCTAAATTAACTGAGCAAACTAATAGATATTTACTCAAGGGACTATCCAAGTAATAAACGACCAAACCATAGGAAGTAAGCATACTATTTCAAAAAACTGAGGTCTAAATGTGAAAAAAAGGCAAACCATAgagaccatccgagcaattaaatTAACTATGGAAACATTAAAGCAGAGTCCCcaacaaaaacaagcataaaGTAACTCTATTCTGGTGTATGCTTCTGTTCGTCAATGTCGCTGGTGGCAGCTGGTTAGTTGGTCGCCAGTTTGCTTATCAAATAACCAACCTTAGGTATTCTCTTTTCCATACCGATTACTTTTCATAAACACCTTGTTCATTACTGGGTTTGGGTAATTTTGCTTCGATATTTCAAACAAATGTGTGCCTTGATATAGTCACTAACCTAATTGGCTTGGCTCagttccattccattccattttGTTGTTTGAAAGCTTTGACTTTCTTCTTTCCTTATCGTATCTGTTTCGTTGATTTGTGTGTAGACTAACCAAATTTTCACAGTAGCAAATTCTGCAGCTAACAATAAGGGTATCCTAAGATGGATAGAATCAGCAAGCTTCCTGTAGGCGTAATAGAAACCATCTTATGTCTGCTACCGATTcaagaggcagcaaggacaagCATCCTCTCTAAGGAATGGAGGTACCATTGGATCAAAATCCCTAAACTTGAGTTTATTGAGGATCAGTTTCAAGAATGGACTCGCGGGCCTAAGCCGTCTGCTATCGAGCTACATCTTAACAAACCAAGTAAAAGGAAAGATATGGCCAAGAGGTGTAGGTTTTTCTACGCGATATACCAAGTTCTGCTTATGCACGAGGGTCCAATACACGAGTTCACTCTTTCTATGAAAGTAGATACCTCGTGTGTTGAGATTGACCATATCATACTTCATTTGTCCAAGAAAAATACTCTCAAGATATTAAAACTTGATTTTGAGGCGGGAGGTGACGAGGGGCATAGGTTACCCATTTCTCTCTTCTCGTTACACCAATTAACAAGTTTGTATCTCCATGGTTGTGCTCTTTACCAACAACGTTCATTCAATGAATTTGGTTTCCTTACAACCTTATATTTGAGTAGTGTATGGACGCATATGAAAACGCTTCACCGACTTTTATCCAGCTGTCCCTTACTTAAGAGATTGACTCTTGTAAGTTTACAACAATTAAAATTTAATTCCCATGGTCTTCCTCTTCCATAACTTGTCTAAATATTGTAATTTATGCAGGGTCATGGGATGACAATTCTCTATGATGTTGAAGGTTCCACGATTGTTGATCTATTCGAGTGTGTACCAGTGATTGAATGCCTTTATGTTACGGTATTCGGCTTGGAGGTAATTTTATCtacatgatatatatatatatatatatatatgtatatatatatatgattagacTTTGGTTTGCTTATTAGTTATCACTAATCTTTGTTTTGGCTATGGCTCAAGGATTTTCTTTCAAAGAGACTTCCGAAAAAGCTCCCGACATCATTAGTCCACTTGAAATATTTGTGTGTGGATACTCTTTGCTTTACTCACATATATGGGTTACCTTTTCTTACTCTTCTGATTAGAAGCTCCCCAAATCTGGAGAAACTGAAACTTAAACTAGTGGTAAAGAACAAGAATATATGTCGTATTCTACTTGTTTTGATTCTTATGTCAACATACACTCACACAAGACACTTCTTCATGTAGATGTGGGAAGAAATGTACGTTGAAGATGATTTGGGCTCTTTTACACTTGATGATTATTCAGATATCACGTTCGAGCATTTGAAAGAATTTGAGATTCAAGGTTTCACTGACTCGGAGAATGAGTTGGATTTTGTGAGGCTTGTATTAGCCAAGTCACCTGTACTAAATAAGATGATGGTGTACCCACATTATTTTTTTGATAAAAATGATGACTTGAGCTCTTTTACACTTGATGATTATTCAGAACTCCTTTTTCGCT
This genomic interval carries:
- the LOC110898772 gene encoding F-box/FBD/LRR-repeat protein At1g13570, whose protein sequence is MDRISKLPVGVIETILCLLPIQEAARTSILSKEWRYHWIKIPKLEFIEDQFQEWTRGPKPSAIELHLNKPSKRKDMAKRCRFFYAIYQVLLMHEGPIHEFTLSMKVDTSCVEIDHIILHLSKKNTLKILKLDFEAGGDEGHRLPISLFSLHQLTSLYLHGCALYQQRSFNEFGFLTTLYLSSVWTHMKTLHRLLSSCPLLKRLTLGHGMTILYDVEGSTIVDLFECVPVIECLYVTVFGLEDFLSKRLPKKLPTSLVHLKYLCVDTLCFTHIYGLPFLTLLIRSSPNLEKLKLKLVMWEEMYVEDDLGSFTLDDYSDITFEHLKEFEIQGFTDSENELDFVRLVLAKSPVLNKMMVYPHYFFDKNDDLSSFTLDDYSELLFRSPCASPVVEIIVGRRYKSD